One Mycoavidus sp. HKI genomic region harbors:
- a CDS encoding DUF6013 family protein — MKYQITTAVKVVSMFSVLALVGTSRLALGQMPKSLDAPIHYTVKVVSKLYGNSQETRLIASGEVDDFTWKTVPPTGAVPIDRQCSNWENMPRDSEHAMLRQTKVRLAPIVGHDGVATIQLGFRAHAPQGTYIETKKSGQKVRCPKDRMHHQIVRFTLPTNGGSKTIKLTDGTILTVRATR; from the coding sequence ATGAAATACCAGATAACGACAGCAGTCAAAGTTGTATCCATGTTCTCAGTCCTGGCTTTAGTCGGCACCAGTAGGTTGGCGTTAGGCCAAATGCCAAAATCGCTTGATGCGCCGATTCATTACACCGTCAAAGTCGTCTCCAAGCTGTATGGCAATTCACAAGAAACGCGCCTGATTGCTTCAGGTGAAGTCGATGATTTTACTTGGAAAACGGTGCCGCCTACAGGGGCCGTGCCGATTGACCGGCAATGCTCGAACTGGGAAAATATGCCACGCGATAGCGAGCATGCAATGCTGCGGCAGACCAAAGTGCGACTGGCTCCAATTGTGGGTCACGACGGCGTTGCCACGATTCAATTAGGTTTTCGGGCGCACGCGCCTCAGGGGACTTATATTGAGACAAAGAAAAGTGGCCAGAAAGTGCGCTGTCCGAAAGACCGCATGCATCACCAGATTGTGCGCTTTACATTGCCAACGAATGGCGGATCTAAAACAATCAAGCTGACGGATGGAACTATTTTGACGGTGAGGGCAACTAGGTAA
- the rpiA gene encoding ribose-5-phosphate isomerase RpiA, giving the protein MSQDTLKFLVSQAAADYVLAHTPEGAVIGIGTGSTANYFIDVLAERKVFGSRYRGAVSSSNASTSRLQMHGIEVFELNQIETLPVYIDGADEINHHGHMIKGGGGALTREKIIAMVAETFICIADASKRVDTLGHFALPVEVMPIARSALSRKLLALGGMPVLRTTSNSTPYLTDNGNQIIDVQHLNITDPLTLEAEINSWPGVVTVGLFAKRHANLCLLASAAGIETIQYA; this is encoded by the coding sequence ATGTCCCAGGACACCTTAAAATTTCTCGTTAGCCAAGCGGCGGCGGATTATGTGCTCGCCCACACCCCAGAAGGGGCCGTGATCGGTATCGGCACCGGCTCAACCGCCAACTATTTTATTGACGTTCTGGCTGAGCGCAAAGTGTTTGGCAGCCGCTATCGGGGTGCTGTGTCGAGCTCAAATGCAAGCACCTCGCGGCTGCAAATGCATGGGATTGAAGTATTCGAACTCAATCAGATCGAAACCTTACCGGTGTATATCGATGGTGCTGACGAGATCAATCATCATGGGCATATGATTAAAGGCGGTGGCGGTGCGCTGACGCGCGAGAAAATTATTGCGATGGTAGCCGAGACATTTATCTGCATTGCAGATGCCTCTAAACGCGTCGATACATTAGGTCACTTCGCACTACCGGTTGAAGTTATGCCCATCGCACGCAGCGCACTAAGCCGCAAGCTCCTCGCATTAGGCGGCATGCCGGTATTACGCACCACCTCAAATAGCACGCCTTATCTGACGGATAATGGCAATCAAATTATTGATGTTCAGCACTTAAATATCACTGACCCACTAACCCTCGAAGCGGAGATTAACAGCTGGCCGGGGGTCGTGACCGTGGGACTCTTTGCCAAACGCCACGCAAACTTATGCTTATTAGCCAGCGCAGCGGGCATTGAGACCATTCAGTACGCTTAA
- the rnr gene encoding ribonuclease R, producing the protein MNKFPYPIPSREDILGVLRATTAPLTAHDIAQALSVKPLEEEGFLKRLTAMERDQQIEASQEGYFQLASSSTFVAGRIQGHRDGYGFLIRDDAQADLFLCNAEMQKVMHNDRVLARMVGYDRRGRPEGHIVEVTKRANTHVTGRLLNENGALVLVPEDKRIGHDIVIAPQAHGQAKAGQVVSVELIEFPSRHAAPLGKVVEILGEIDDPGMEIEIAVRKHGVPHQFSEAALAQAKKLPEKIRPTDLHDRVDLRDLPLVTIDGEDARDFDDAVYCEPVKVGRGNGFRLLVAIADVSHYVKPNDALDIDALERSTSVYFPRRVIPMLPEKLSNGLCSLNPGVDRCTLVCDLVISAQGELHAYQFYPAVIHSAARLTYTEVAAILSDTNSLEAKNHAALLPHLQHLYSAYQLLANARHQRGAIDFDTVETYIVCNALGKIEQIVPRTRNEAHKLIEECMLAANVCAADFLKRHKHPGLYRIHDSPTEEKLANLRSFLRGFGLSLAGGDKPHASEYAALMAQIRLRPDAQMLQTMLLRSMQQAVYSPDNIGHFGLAYEAYAHFTSPIRRYPDLLTHRAIRAVLSGKRYQPALLPGMQLNTALSNRARALQNEASTAPKPPRQGKEAIWESLGLHCSANERRADEASRDVEAWLKCYFMRDKLGAEYGGMVSAVTSFGIFVQLDTLFVEGLVHVTELGSDYFQYDEIKNELRGERSGTRYRLADRVCVQVGRVDLDTRKIDFILVQDQPVKTSRKLPAGQTTKTVPAKAEKKPKAKVTQPAKKEPAETPRRAPRGSTQASSKRPRKKT; encoded by the coding sequence TTGAATAAATTCCCTTATCCCATTCCAAGCCGCGAAGACATTCTTGGTGTGTTGCGAGCAACCACTGCTCCGCTCACTGCCCATGATATTGCTCAAGCACTCTCAGTCAAACCCTTAGAAGAGGAAGGGTTTCTGAAACGGCTAACCGCCATGGAGCGTGACCAGCAAATTGAAGCCAGCCAAGAAGGTTATTTTCAACTGGCTTCCTCCTCGACTTTTGTGGCCGGCCGCATCCAAGGTCACCGCGATGGCTATGGTTTTTTAATTCGTGACGATGCGCAAGCCGATCTCTTTCTATGCAATGCTGAAATGCAAAAGGTCATGCACAATGATCGTGTACTCGCGCGCATGGTTGGCTATGACCGCCGTGGACGGCCTGAAGGGCATATTGTTGAAGTCACCAAGCGCGCCAATACGCATGTCACTGGCCGCTTGCTGAACGAAAATGGCGCCCTGGTGCTGGTGCCAGAAGATAAGCGCATTGGCCACGATATTGTGATTGCTCCGCAGGCCCATGGTCAGGCTAAAGCCGGTCAGGTGGTGAGCGTTGAGCTGATCGAATTTCCAAGCCGTCATGCCGCGCCTTTGGGGAAAGTTGTCGAAATCCTCGGTGAGATCGATGATCCTGGCATGGAAATTGAAATCGCCGTACGCAAACACGGGGTCCCCCATCAATTTAGCGAGGCGGCACTCGCTCAAGCTAAGAAGTTACCCGAAAAAATACGCCCAACCGATCTGCACGATCGCGTCGATCTACGCGATCTGCCACTAGTCACCATCGACGGTGAAGATGCGCGCGACTTTGACGATGCGGTCTATTGCGAGCCGGTCAAAGTCGGCCGCGGCAATGGTTTTCGGCTGCTGGTCGCGATTGCGGATGTCTCCCATTATGTCAAGCCAAACGATGCGCTTGACATCGATGCGCTGGAGCGCAGCACCTCGGTTTACTTTCCGCGCCGGGTGATTCCAATGTTGCCGGAAAAATTATCGAATGGGCTGTGCTCTCTTAACCCAGGCGTAGATCGTTGCACCCTTGTGTGCGACTTAGTGATCAGCGCTCAGGGCGAGCTCCATGCGTATCAATTCTATCCTGCCGTGATTCATTCAGCAGCGCGCTTAACGTATACTGAAGTCGCCGCCATCTTAAGCGACACCAACAGCCTAGAAGCCAAAAACCACGCTGCCTTGCTGCCGCATTTACAACATCTGTATAGCGCCTATCAACTGCTGGCAAACGCGCGTCATCAGCGCGGAGCAATTGATTTTGATACGGTCGAAACCTATATTGTGTGCAATGCGCTTGGCAAAATCGAGCAAATTGTCCCCCGCACGCGCAATGAAGCACACAAATTAATTGAAGAGTGCATGCTAGCCGCTAATGTCTGCGCGGCTGATTTCTTAAAGCGCCATAAACACCCGGGGCTATACCGCATCCATGACAGCCCGACCGAAGAAAAGCTCGCCAATCTAAGGAGCTTTTTGCGTGGCTTTGGGCTCTCGCTGGCAGGCGGCGATAAACCCCATGCTAGCGAATATGCTGCACTAATGGCACAAATACGTCTGCGGCCAGATGCGCAAATGCTGCAAACGATGCTGCTACGCTCAATGCAACAAGCCGTCTATAGCCCAGACAATATTGGTCATTTCGGCTTAGCCTATGAAGCGTATGCCCACTTTACTAGCCCGATTAGACGTTACCCCGATTTACTTACGCATCGCGCCATCCGAGCGGTGCTAAGCGGCAAGCGCTATCAACCCGCCCTGTTGCCGGGTATGCAACTCAATACTGCCCTGAGCAACCGTGCCCGCGCTTTACAAAACGAAGCCAGTACCGCACCAAAACCGCCACGCCAAGGCAAGGAAGCGATTTGGGAGTCGCTTGGCCTGCACTGTTCAGCCAATGAACGACGCGCAGATGAAGCCTCGCGCGATGTTGAAGCCTGGCTTAAATGTTATTTTATGCGCGATAAACTCGGCGCAGAATATGGTGGCATGGTCAGCGCAGTAACTTCATTTGGCATCTTTGTGCAACTCGATACGCTGTTTGTTGAAGGTCTAGTGCATGTGACCGAACTTGGCTCAGATTATTTTCAATATGATGAAATCAAAAACGAATTACGCGGCGAGCGCAGCGGCACTCGCTACCGGCTGGCCGATCGCGTATGCGTACAGGTAGGTCGAGTTGATCTTGACACACGTAAAATTGATTTTATTCTGGTGCAGGATCAGCCAGTTAAAACTTCTCGCAAGCTGCCAGCAGGCCAAACCACCAAAACGGTCCCTGCCAAAGCCGAGAAAAAGCCTAAAGCAAAAGTAACCCAGCCGGCAAAAAAAGAACCCGCTGAAACGCCTCGACGTGCACCCCGCGGCAGCACCCAGGCTAGCTCAAAACGCCCGCGCAAAAAAACTTGA
- the rlmB gene encoding 23S rRNA (guanosine(2251)-2'-O)-methyltransferase RlmB, translated as MAHLKLLYGFHAITARLRHDASTITEILYDPNRRDRRMQDFLNTATGVRLIAADEGRLQGLAGTDRHQGVVARVTEVYLAQNLAELLDGISGSALLLVLDGVTDPHNLGACLRVANAAGAQAVIAPRDRAVGLNATAAKVASGAADITPYITVTNLARALRELKDANIWVTGTADDAPASLYETKLTGPLALVMGAESEGMRRLTRETCDEVMHIPMAGTVESLNVSVASGIALFEARRQRIMVNSVPKR; from the coding sequence ATGGCTCATCTCAAACTTCTTTACGGTTTTCACGCAATCACGGCACGGCTGCGGCATGACGCATCCACTATCACTGAAATCTTATATGATCCAAACCGCCGCGACCGGCGGATGCAGGATTTTTTAAATACCGCCACCGGCGTGCGGCTGATTGCAGCTGACGAAGGTAGATTGCAAGGACTCGCCGGCACTGACCGCCACCAAGGCGTAGTCGCGCGCGTCACGGAAGTCTACCTGGCCCAGAATCTGGCCGAGCTACTCGATGGCATTAGCGGCTCAGCGCTCTTATTGGTGCTTGACGGCGTCACTGATCCGCATAATCTTGGCGCCTGCTTGCGCGTGGCGAATGCAGCTGGCGCACAGGCGGTAATCGCCCCTCGTGATCGGGCGGTGGGACTCAATGCAACTGCCGCCAAAGTAGCCAGCGGCGCAGCTGATATAACCCCTTATATTACGGTCACCAACCTAGCACGCGCCTTACGCGAATTAAAAGACGCCAATATTTGGGTGACCGGCACCGCGGATGATGCTCCCGCCAGCCTATATGAAACCAAACTTACCGGTCCGCTGGCGCTGGTCATGGGCGCAGAAAGCGAAGGCATGCGCCGCTTAACCCGCGAAACCTGCGATGAAGTGATGCACATTCCAATGGCCGGCACAGTTGAAAGTCTAAATGTATCGGTAGCCAGCGGGATTGCCTTATTCGAGGCGCGGCGGCAACGGATCATGGTGAACTCGGTACCCAAGCGCTAA
- a CDS encoding outer membrane protein assembly factor BamD — MQVLNKFKIVVLLGSIAAILTGCSGLPEKIDETTTWSNGKLYSEAQEMLTGGDWARCAKYFEALEGRDPFGEYVQQAQINVAYCNWKDNETAAALQAVNRFIQLHPSHPNIAYAYYLKGVINFNDELGLFGRLSRQDISERDPKAMRDSYSAFKIVVASYPQSPYAQDAAQRMRYIVNALAAHEVHTADYYYRRGAYIAAVNRAQAALKQYENAPATEDALHIMVLSYRALGQTKLANDAERVLQASFPASRYLRDSGCKLKIKS; from the coding sequence ATGCAAGTGCTGAATAAATTTAAAATAGTGGTTCTTTTAGGAAGTATCGCGGCCATTCTGACAGGCTGTAGCGGTTTACCTGAAAAGATTGATGAAACAACAACCTGGTCTAATGGAAAATTATACTCGGAGGCCCAGGAAATGCTAACCGGCGGTGACTGGGCTCGTTGCGCGAAATATTTTGAAGCGCTAGAAGGCCGAGATCCGTTTGGCGAGTATGTGCAGCAAGCTCAAATCAATGTTGCTTATTGCAACTGGAAAGATAACGAAACGGCCGCTGCTTTGCAGGCCGTTAATCGTTTTATTCAATTGCATCCGAGTCATCCTAACATTGCGTACGCTTATTATCTAAAGGGCGTCATCAATTTTAATGATGAGCTTGGTTTATTCGGCCGCCTGAGCCGACAAGACATCAGTGAGCGTGATCCAAAGGCGATGCGTGATTCATACAGCGCCTTCAAAATAGTGGTTGCGAGCTATCCACAAAGTCCGTATGCGCAGGATGCCGCGCAACGGATGCGCTATATTGTCAATGCCCTGGCGGCCCACGAAGTGCATACGGCTGATTACTATTATCGGCGGGGCGCTTATATTGCGGCGGTGAATCGCGCGCAAGCAGCGCTTAAGCAATACGAAAACGCGCCGGCTACCGAAGATGCGCTGCATATTATGGTGCTTTCCTATCGCGCGCTTGGCCAAACAAAACTGGCTAACGATGCTGAGCGTGTCTTGCAGGCCTCTTTCCCGGCGAGCCGCTATCTGCGGGATAGCGGTTGCAAGTTGAAGATTAAATCGTGA
- the rimO gene encoding 30S ribosomal protein S12 methylthiotransferase RimO, translating into MPLTHSTPKVGFVSLGCPKALVDSEHILTQLRAEGYEISATYAGADLVVVNTCGFIDEAVQESLDTIGEALHENGKVIVTGCLGAKKSASGASLIKDIHPKVLAVTGPHALGEVMQAVHQHLPKPHDPFADLVPAAGVKLTPRHYAYLKISEGCNHHCTFCIIPSMRGDLVSRPVADIMLEAENLLRAGVRELLVISQDTSAYGVDVKYRMGFWNGRPIKTRITELATALGELAAQYGAWVRLHYVYPYPHVDELIPLMVQQRILPYLDVPFQHAHPAVLKRMKRPANAQKSLERVQAWRAMCPELTIRSTFIAGFPGETEAEFETLLDFIRTAELDRVGCFAYSPVTGAAANELPGALPDAVRNERRARFMEVAETVSVQRLKRKVGQTLRVLVDELNEAGGVARSSADAPEIDGVVYIEPISKASQAYQAGDFVEVKITGAQGHDLWGEVCSKAS; encoded by the coding sequence ATGCCGCTTACCCATTCTACACCTAAGGTTGGTTTTGTTTCACTGGGTTGCCCAAAGGCCCTAGTCGATTCTGAACATATTTTGACTCAATTGCGCGCCGAAGGCTATGAAATTTCTGCGACCTACGCTGGCGCTGATCTAGTGGTGGTAAACACCTGTGGTTTCATCGATGAAGCGGTGCAGGAAAGCCTGGATACAATTGGCGAAGCTTTACACGAAAACGGTAAAGTTATTGTCACGGGTTGCTTGGGGGCGAAAAAAAGCGCGAGCGGCGCCTCTTTGATTAAAGACATTCATCCAAAAGTACTCGCCGTCACGGGGCCGCATGCGCTGGGCGAAGTTATGCAGGCGGTGCATCAGCATTTGCCAAAGCCGCACGACCCCTTTGCTGATCTGGTGCCGGCCGCAGGCGTGAAGTTAACGCCTCGCCATTACGCCTATCTGAAAATCTCTGAAGGCTGTAATCATCACTGTACCTTTTGTATCATCCCGTCGATGCGGGGCGATTTAGTCTCGCGGCCGGTCGCGGATATTATGCTGGAAGCAGAAAATCTGTTGCGTGCGGGGGTCCGCGAACTGCTCGTGATTTCGCAAGATACCAGCGCTTATGGTGTTGATGTCAAATATCGTATGGGTTTTTGGAATGGCCGGCCGATCAAAACCCGGATTACTGAGCTCGCAACGGCGTTAGGCGAGTTGGCGGCTCAGTATGGTGCCTGGGTGCGTCTACATTATGTTTATCCTTATCCGCATGTCGACGAACTGATTCCGCTGATGGTGCAGCAACGGATCCTGCCTTACCTTGATGTCCCGTTTCAGCATGCGCACCCGGCGGTGTTAAAACGGATGAAACGTCCCGCCAACGCGCAAAAATCGCTTGAGCGGGTGCAAGCATGGCGCGCGATGTGCCCTGAATTAACGATTCGGAGTACTTTTATCGCCGGCTTTCCAGGGGAAACGGAGGCCGAGTTTGAAACCTTGCTGGACTTTATCCGCACCGCTGAACTGGACCGGGTGGGGTGCTTTGCCTATTCTCCTGTAACCGGTGCGGCTGCCAATGAATTGCCAGGGGCGTTGCCCGATGCAGTGCGCAATGAGCGGCGTGCGCGCTTTATGGAAGTGGCCGAAACGGTCTCGGTGCAACGTCTCAAGCGTAAGGTGGGGCAGACATTGCGTGTTTTAGTGGATGAACTGAATGAAGCCGGCGGGGTGGCGCGTTCGTCTGCAGATGCGCCAGAAATTGATGGCGTAGTTTATATTGAGCCGATTTCCAAAGCATCTCAAGCTTATCAAGCGGGTGATTTTGTTGAGGTAAAAATTACCGGCGCCCAAGGGCATGATTTATGGGGCGAAGTCTGTAGCAAAGCGAGTTAA
- the serB gene encoding phosphoserine phosphatase SerB, translating to MSVNLIIQSAQPLLSARLEQARALAGGVAAIRLDDYAGRILDVDLARRSEATAWCAQHQLDAAYLPPLHLADFGLVVMDMDSTLITIECIDEIADFCGLKAEVTALTEASMRGELRDFGESLRRRVALLKGLDASVLEQVWRKRLKLSLGAQRMLAGVQAAGLHTLLVSGGFTFFTERLTARLRLDYAHANLLGVSNGKLTGEVVGEIVDAQVKRRWLYEVCAELGITASRAIVIGDGANDLLMMAPAGLSVAFQAKPVVRQAARVSLNFTGLDGVLRLFE from the coding sequence ATTTCAGTGAATCTTATTATCCAGAGCGCACAGCCACTGCTCAGTGCCCGCCTTGAGCAAGCGCGTGCACTTGCCGGTGGCGTGGCGGCCATTCGTCTCGACGACTATGCTGGGCGTATTCTCGACGTAGATTTAGCTCGGCGCTCGGAAGCCACCGCCTGGTGCGCTCAGCACCAGCTTGACGCAGCTTACCTGCCGCCACTGCATTTGGCTGACTTCGGCTTGGTTGTGATGGATATGGATTCGACCCTGATCACCATCGAATGCATTGATGAAATTGCTGATTTTTGTGGGCTTAAGGCTGAAGTCACGGCACTCACTGAGGCTTCTATGCGGGGCGAGCTGCGTGATTTTGGTGAGAGCCTGCGGCGTCGGGTTGCTTTGTTAAAAGGGCTTGATGCCAGTGTGCTGGAGCAAGTATGGCGTAAACGCTTAAAGCTCTCGCTAGGCGCGCAACGGATGCTTGCTGGCGTGCAAGCAGCGGGGTTGCATACGCTGTTAGTGTCGGGTGGCTTCACATTTTTTACAGAGCGGCTGACGGCTCGTCTGCGATTGGATTATGCGCACGCGAACCTGCTTGGCGTGAGTAATGGTAAGCTAACCGGTGAGGTGGTCGGTGAGATTGTTGATGCTCAGGTAAAAAGGCGCTGGCTCTATGAGGTCTGCGCTGAGTTGGGCATCACAGCTTCCCGTGCTATTGTCATAGGTGATGGGGCAAATGATCTGCTGATGATGGCGCCCGCGGGTTTGTCTGTCGCTTTTCAGGCGAAGCCAGTGGTGCGGCAGGCAGCACGCGTATCATTGAATTTTACGGGGTTAGACGGGGTCTTGCGCTTATTTGAATAA
- a CDS encoding RluA family pseudouridine synthase has product MTRFLVEDYSPSLDSAAGFDADILDDDALALCAEPTEGAPADELPQLMAQIPAELAGQRLDKALARLFPSYSRNRLQSWIETGRVQVNGQPGRIRQAAPLAASIVIAPEPLPEETAFTAEPVPLEIVYEDAALLVINKPAGLVVHPATGNWHGTVLNGLLHRYGKAAAGLPRAGIVHRLDKDTSGLMVIARTLTAQTHLVRQLQARTVKRRYLAFVWGTPNAHGTINAPLGRDPRNRIKMAVVAGTVGKPARTHYRRIATGTLAGQSFAAIQCDLETGRTHQIRVHLAHIGHPLIGDPLYCKTAPYTQLLATTRAADFARQALHAWQLKLEHPVTGLACAWHTPAPADISLLAEALGLAPTVMSDTIEAEGVEHNDPQHPLT; this is encoded by the coding sequence ATGACTCGTTTTCTCGTAGAAGATTATAGCCCAAGCCTCGACTCTGCCGCCGGATTTGACGCAGATATACTCGATGATGATGCTCTCGCGCTGTGTGCAGAGCCCACTGAGGGTGCGCCAGCAGACGAGCTGCCTCAGCTAATGGCCCAGATTCCGGCCGAATTGGCAGGCCAACGCCTGGACAAAGCACTCGCTCGCCTGTTCCCGAGTTATTCACGCAACCGCTTGCAAAGCTGGATAGAAACCGGGCGTGTACAAGTCAACGGCCAGCCTGGCCGCATCCGTCAAGCCGCGCCACTGGCCGCATCGATCGTGATCGCCCCCGAGCCATTGCCTGAGGAAACTGCGTTTACAGCGGAGCCCGTGCCGCTTGAAATAGTTTACGAAGATGCCGCACTGCTGGTGATTAATAAACCCGCCGGGCTGGTGGTCCATCCGGCCACAGGTAACTGGCATGGCACCGTGCTCAACGGACTGTTGCACCGCTATGGCAAAGCCGCCGCCGGCCTGCCCCGCGCTGGCATTGTCCATCGACTCGACAAAGATACGTCTGGCTTAATGGTGATTGCACGCACGCTGACGGCACAAACTCACCTGGTCCGTCAGCTACAAGCGCGTACCGTCAAACGCCGTTATCTTGCCTTCGTTTGGGGCACACCCAATGCCCATGGCACGATTAATGCTCCGCTTGGCCGCGACCCGCGCAATCGCATCAAAATGGCCGTGGTAGCGGGTACCGTGGGTAAACCCGCACGCACCCATTATCGACGGATTGCAACCGGCACCCTAGCGGGCCAATCCTTCGCTGCCATACAGTGCGATCTCGAAACCGGGCGCACCCACCAAATTCGTGTGCATTTGGCCCATATTGGCCATCCGCTCATCGGCGACCCGCTGTACTGTAAAACCGCCCCCTATACGCAACTCTTAGCCACCACCCGTGCCGCTGACTTTGCACGGCAAGCACTCCACGCCTGGCAACTCAAATTAGAGCACCCGGTAACCGGCCTCGCCTGCGCATGGCACACGCCTGCGCCCGCTGACATCTCCCTGCTGGCAGAGGCATTAGGCCTAGCGCCGACGGTGATGAGCGATACCATTGAAGCTGAGGGTGTAGAGCATAACGACCCACAACACCCACTGACATGA
- the pgeF gene encoding peptidoglycan editing factor PgeF — MKPDTTAYSPLSLANCLTPNWPVSSRVRILFTTRIGGVSPPPYGQWQNRIESAGGLNLGLHTGDQAECVAANRQRLATLTDTRIAWLEQVHQTNVVRAETALEALHPPRADASVTAQAGIACTIMSADCLPVLICDGAGRAVGAAHAGWRGLVAGVLEHTAAEVAALTSSSQELYAFLGPAIGPHAFEVGDDVRAAFLAAATAGESATTAAAFRPRLNTPGKYWANLFALARLRLIRAGIQRISGGAWCTVSDPTHFYSYRRQTLTGRQAAMIWLEH; from the coding sequence ATGAAGCCAGACACAACGGCATACTCTCCATTATCACTAGCAAATTGCCTCACGCCTAATTGGCCGGTCTCATCACGAGTGCGCATACTCTTTACAACCCGTATCGGCGGCGTGAGTCCCCCGCCCTATGGACAATGGCAGAACCGGATTGAATCTGCGGGAGGCCTTAACCTGGGCCTGCATACAGGGGATCAAGCAGAGTGCGTTGCCGCCAACCGTCAACGTCTAGCCACCCTTACCGACACCCGTATCGCCTGGCTTGAGCAGGTTCATCAAACCAACGTAGTGCGCGCAGAAACTGCGCTAGAGGCACTTCACCCACCACGCGCAGACGCCAGCGTCACAGCGCAAGCCGGCATTGCCTGTACCATCATGAGCGCTGACTGCCTGCCAGTACTCATCTGCGATGGCGCAGGTCGCGCAGTGGGGGCCGCTCACGCCGGCTGGCGCGGCCTCGTAGCTGGTGTGCTAGAACACACCGCCGCTGAAGTTGCTGCCCTGACAAGCTCAAGCCAAGAGTTATATGCATTTCTTGGGCCGGCAATTGGCCCGCACGCCTTTGAAGTGGGTGACGATGTACGCGCTGCATTTTTAGCAGCGGCCACAGCAGGTGAAAGCGCTACCACTGCCGCCGCCTTCCGCCCTCGCCTAAATACGCCAGGAAAATATTGGGCCAACTTATTCGCCTTGGCACGTCTGCGGCTCATCCGCGCTGGCATTCAACGCATCAGCGGTGGCGCCTGGTGCACTGTTTCCGACCCTACGCACTTCTATTCATATCGACGACAAACTTTAACAGGACGTCAAGCGGCAATGATCTGGCTTGAGCACTAA